One stretch of Candidatus Limnocylindria bacterium DNA includes these proteins:
- the tatB gene encoding Sec-independent protein translocase protein TatB: protein MFGIGPEELILVLIVALLVLGPERLPRVARDVGRVVGDLRRTSDEFREEFLQADKYLEKPAQSAPKPVAEPAPAAIPASAPSDPNESAFDREMREARERLAASREKPAT, encoded by the coding sequence ATGTTCGGGATAGGCCCGGAGGAGCTGATCCTTGTTCTCATCGTCGCGCTGCTGGTCCTTGGACCAGAAAGGCTGCCACGCGTCGCGCGCGACGTTGGCCGCGTTGTCGGCGACCTCCGCCGCACCTCCGATGAATTCCGCGAGGAGTTCCTCCAGGCGGACAAGTACCTGGAGAAGCCTGCGCAGAGCGCGCCGAAGCCCGTCGCCGAGCCCGCTCCGGCGGCGATCCCGGCAAGTGCGCCGAGCGACCCGAACGAGTCCGCGTTCGATCGCGAGATGCGCGAGGCGCGCGAGCGGCTCGCGGCCTCACGCGAAAAGCCCGCGACGTAG